A single Streptomyces sp. 2114.4 DNA region contains:
- a CDS encoding ABC transporter, whose product MIALLRYQTALLVRSHRWLPPVILYAAWLAIGVQSGGPILVGFGWAAGGLLPVAVWLTRVCVTNEPPAARNCTVAAAGPGRAHLAAVLAAVCTAVLLALLGTALVVLLSDPHSTGHQVAVPVLPAAAAGLLAALACLLTGTAIGALSNRPVLRSSGWSIPVGMLAALLLLVLGASPANTAVSGLVTGSLHGTITTPWLPLAATALLAAAATALACALSSRRS is encoded by the coding sequence GTGATCGCTCTTCTCCGCTATCAGACGGCGCTGCTCGTCCGCTCGCACCGCTGGCTGCCGCCGGTGATCCTCTACGCCGCCTGGCTGGCCATCGGCGTCCAGAGCGGCGGCCCGATCCTCGTCGGGTTCGGCTGGGCCGCCGGCGGCCTGCTGCCGGTCGCCGTATGGCTGACCCGGGTCTGTGTCACCAACGAGCCGCCGGCGGCCCGCAATTGCACCGTGGCGGCCGCCGGTCCCGGCCGGGCCCACCTCGCCGCAGTGCTGGCCGCGGTCTGTACCGCGGTGCTGCTCGCCCTCCTCGGTACGGCACTGGTCGTGCTGCTGTCCGACCCCCACTCCACCGGCCACCAAGTCGCCGTCCCGGTCCTGCCCGCGGCGGCCGCCGGGCTGCTCGCCGCGCTGGCGTGCCTGTTGACGGGCACCGCGATCGGCGCGCTGAGCAACCGGCCGGTGCTGCGCAGCAGCGGCTGGAGCATCCCGGTGGGCATGCTCGCCGCCCTGCTGCTGCTCGTGCTGGGCGCCTCGCCCGCCAACACCGCCGTCTCGGGCCTGGTTACCGGCTCCCTCCACGGCACGATCACCACCCCGTGGCTGCCGCTCGCCGCCACCGCCCTGCTCGCGGCCGCCGCCACCGCCCTTGCCTGCGCGCTCAGCTCCCGCCGGAGTTGA
- a CDS encoding alkaline phosphatase PhoX — protein sequence MSATRRQILARTGALGAGIAFFGNLTELFTGTATAQSMGRRGYGPLVPDPHGLLDLPRGFRYRVLSREGDPLRSGEGKVPSNCDGMAAFPGSLGSHSSSGRRGGTFLVRNHENRTGSRQAVPRVRDLTYDPGGEGGCTALELGPDNSVRSERVALAGTSTNCAGGPTPWRTWLTCEETEHRAGEENYTKDHGFIFEVDPYDPRRTGAVPLTAMGRFQHEAIAVDPGTGTVYETEDAFDKPFGLFYRFLPKKPRGGRGSLRAGGRLQALRVPGVPDLSTVQQPGTTFDHVTWVDVPDPLARQTPIRFQDFGPGGITHAQKLEGCYWGGSCVYFVSSFAHRDAGSAADHYGQVWKYDPEKRRLTQVVVFGPDSDLQLPGESPDNICLAPSGGLMVCEDGEGAQHVFGLTRRGEVYAMARGRQNIGTPQKPEWGEFAGVTFSPDHRTMYVNCYTPGTTFAVTGPWHD from the coding sequence ATGTCCGCGACACGACGTCAGATCCTGGCGAGAACCGGAGCGCTGGGGGCGGGAATCGCCTTCTTCGGAAACCTCACGGAGCTCTTCACGGGGACCGCGACCGCACAGAGCATGGGGCGGCGCGGTTACGGCCCGCTGGTACCCGACCCGCACGGCCTGCTCGACCTCCCCCGGGGCTTCCGCTACCGGGTCCTGTCCCGGGAAGGCGACCCGCTGCGCTCCGGGGAGGGCAAGGTCCCCAGCAACTGCGATGGCATGGCCGCCTTCCCGGGCTCTCTCGGCTCTCACAGTTCTTCCGGACGCCGCGGCGGCACCTTCCTCGTCCGCAACCACGAGAACCGTACGGGCTCGCGCCAGGCCGTCCCCCGGGTCCGGGACCTGACGTACGACCCCGGCGGCGAGGGGGGCTGTACGGCCCTGGAACTCGGCCCGGACAACTCCGTCCGCTCGGAACGGGTCGCCCTCGCCGGTACGTCCACCAACTGCGCGGGCGGCCCCACCCCTTGGCGCACCTGGTTGACCTGCGAGGAGACCGAGCACCGGGCCGGTGAGGAGAACTACACCAAGGACCACGGCTTCATCTTCGAGGTCGACCCGTACGACCCGCGGCGCACCGGCGCGGTCCCGCTGACCGCGATGGGCCGCTTCCAGCACGAGGCGATCGCCGTCGACCCCGGCACCGGCACCGTCTACGAAACCGAGGACGCCTTCGACAAGCCGTTCGGCCTGTTCTACCGCTTTCTTCCGAAGAAGCCGAGGGGCGGCCGCGGTTCGCTCCGGGCCGGCGGCCGGCTCCAGGCGCTGCGGGTCCCCGGTGTGCCCGACCTCTCCACCGTCCAGCAACCGGGCACCACCTTCGATCACGTCACCTGGGTGGATGTGCCCGACCCGCTCGCCCGTCAGACCCCGATCCGCTTCCAGGACTTCGGCCCCGGCGGCATCACCCACGCCCAGAAGCTGGAGGGCTGCTACTGGGGCGGCTCCTGCGTCTACTTCGTCTCCAGCTTCGCGCACCGCGACGCCGGCTCGGCGGCCGACCACTACGGCCAGGTGTGGAAGTACGACCCGGAGAAGCGGCGGCTGACCCAGGTCGTCGTCTTCGGCCCGGACAGCGACCTCCAACTGCCCGGCGAGTCCCCCGACAACATCTGCCTGGCGCCCAGCGGCGGCCTGATGGTCTGCGAGGACGGCGAGGGCGCCCAGCACGTCTTCGGCCTCACCCGACGCGGCGAGGTCTATGCGATGGCGCGCGGCCGGCAGAACATCGGCACCCCACAGAAGCCGGAGTGGGGGGAGTTCGCGGGGGTGACCTTCTCGCCGGACCACCGGACGATGTACGTCAATTGCTATACGCCGGGGACGACGTTCGCGGTGACGGGGCCCTGGCACGACTGA